The window TATTATTTTcagtttagaaaataaaaaaagaaaaagaaccCAGCTGTCTCCCAAACTTGTTTGACTAGAGAGagatatgataatatatatatatattttctctcacaCACAGTGAGAGAGTGAGTGACTAGGTGTGACTGCTGTTCTGCACATGGTTGTCTAGCCTATAGCAGCTTTGCTACATGTTTCTTGTGGGCCCCACTAATATTACTTATGCCATGTTTGGTTTCGTCTTTACTGCATTCCTGCATGCTGTGCCAGCCAGGCAGACCATTATGCACTCTCTAGTTTTGTTTTCTGTTTATTTCTcctttataattcaattcatttAGAAATTAGGCATTTACTATTCCTACTTTTACAAAAGTATCAACAttttactctatttttttttttatttataaaaaattatatattttttttcataaaaaaccCTGTTTGATGTAAAGAAATagctaattatttaattattcttaaaCAATAGTacaataaactaataataaaattataaaacattaaaaaaaaattgaccgGGAGAGAATTTGAATAAGAAAtgagaaaagaaaattatttaataaaaaaaataaaataaccttTTTTCttactctttttattttttttaagaaattttgtcATGTCAATCTCTTCCCAAATTATCCCtccttatatttatttgatgagatattttgtatatttaaaataataatttgattcataatttttttaaatatttgaatttttggaTAAAATCAAGAGagaatgatttttaattatatatatattttttaaaataaaatttcttatatCAAGttactatattttaattatcaaattacttaattcatcaattataatatcaaaatatttttactaaattttagaataaataaaaatattttaataatttatcatacaaaaatcccaaataattaggatttttaaaataaatcctaAAACACCCCCTCACATTCTTTTCATTTATCCTCTCATCAATAATATCACACAATTTAtcaacttaaatattaaaatatattatatttttatcaaacaaaaaatcatttctctattatatattaatattttgttaccAAATAAActaacttttcaaaaaaaaaatttataccaaaccaatttaataaaataaaccaaaaaaacgcttgttttttttttttatcaaataagtgttttaagaaaaaacaataaaaaatcttaaagaaATCCAGGATGAGATAAactctttcattttcatttaagttACTTGAAAGCTGGTAATAGGTATAttgaaaaaagttataaaaaatgtcaatttattttcattaatttctgTGTTTTAACAATGAGTAATGAgacaaacaaatcaaataaatatcttaattaatacAATTCATGAATGATTATTCCAAATATAAACTTAAACTTTAAACtgtaagatatatatatattgggcTGGCTATAAATCCTTTTTGGGACAAAGGTTAGCCCTATAAGAAGGGTTTCAATAGCATGCTGACCCATGGGCTCAAAGCCCATAATGATGATCCAATCCCAGTactcctttatttatttatttatttttaatttttaaaattattgaagaaCACACAGCCAAGCACCGTTGGTGGGTTTGTTAAGCCATTCACTTCTCATGATCATTCAACTCCCCTTTCTTATTTAATCAAGGACGTCACAGCATCAACaatattatctaattaaattcaCTTTAAACATCCAAACTCAAACTCGAATTTTTGGATCCGTCCCAATCCGTCAAGCTCCTCTTGTGTGCTTATACTCACCaggtatttatatattattaacttagttAATTTCTAACAAACATCGTCAATTTTAAAACCTTTTTTTTGACCCATAACGCAGAATCCCGACTCTTCAGTTTTCTGAAATCCCGAAATATACTAAGTTTTTGAGGTCCCgatgatgatggtgatgatCGATTCTCTATTTctaatttttcatgtttttaaacgtaaatttattttattttgtagataACTTATGACAAAAAAACATgtcatatattatattctttcaAGGGGTTTTCACCATTTTTTCTTTTCCTGCAATCTAACATTGTacatgatatttatatttttgaacattGCATGTTATAGTTTCTTAAATTGTTGCATTCGTCTTTACTTTTGATACAACTAATAGTAGTAACAATAATACTATACAAAGTATTTGGCCAAATGTTCAGATTCTTTTCTctgcctaattaattaaggctATATATcaatgtatttaaattaattactattttttctATCACGTGAAATGCTGGTCAGTACTAATAAATTTCTGATCACTTATAAAAACCAActgatttaatattatttcttaatttctgCAAAATCAAATTTACTTGCATCTTAGAAATTGTGTTTGGATAATGAggaagaacaacaacaacaagggATTACTGATGATAGAAGATAGAACGCTGGCAGCCGGTTTGAAGCGTTTGGCGTCTTGTAGCTTGTGGCAGTTAGACAACAAGAAAATGCGAGTTAAGCAACTCCCCGGAATGATCATTCTCGTTCTTTGTATCGCAAGTTTCATGATCGGATCGCTCATTGGCGGCGGTAGAACGTGGACGCCAGTTCACTTGTCTCATGATCATCGTATGCTTAAAGAACTCCCCATACATGTCCATAACAAGAAATTTAATCAAGATACCAAACACgtaagtaattaaattatttttgtcacaattaattatatattggaATTGATTTTAATTCATTCAACAGAAATTGGACGTTATAGGAGAAGTCAAAAAGACTCATGAAGCTATACAGTAAGtaaaaataccatttatttttaCCTTGTTAAATAAATGGCATATTATTTGATTTAGCGACATTTATCTTTTCCTTTTCAATCAGAACACTTGATAAGACAATATCAAGCTTGGAGATGGAACTAGCGGTGGCCAGGACAAGTAAAAGCGGTATCGATCTTCCATTGGAGAAGCCTTCTAATCATAGTTTGCAAAAAGCTTTCGTTGTGATTGGAGTTAACACGGCATTCAGCAGCAAGAAAAGGAGAGATTCTCTTCGGCGAACATGGATGCCTAATGGAGAGAAGTTAAGGAAACTTGAGAAGGAGAAAGGGATAGTGATACGGTTCGTGATAGGGCATAGCGCAACTGCGGGGGGAGTGTTGGATAGAGCCATCGATAAAGAGGAAGCCGAGAACCAAGATTTCTTGAGGCTCGCACACGTTGAAGGCTATCACGAGTTATCTAGCAAAACACGCATCTATTTCTCTACTGCCTTTTCCATGTGGGACGCCGATTTCTACGTCAAAGTGGATGATGACATTCACCTTAACCTAGGTATTTACCATCGGCTAAGTTAACCCTAAACCAATATCTAACCTGATAAAACAAAAACCCTTTGGGgaataaaccctaattatatgtataaatgaGACATATCTAACAATATGTCGCCAAAATCAGGCATGCTGGTGACAACATTGGCTAAGCACCGGTCTAAGCCGAGGGTGTACATCGGTTGCATGAAGTCGGGTCCAGTTCTCTCCCAAAAGTGAGTTGCAAGCTATATGATTTATGGTTATGGACGTAATTCattgttaaaatatcaattatctaAAGATAACCTAATCATTATCTTTGTAGGGGAGTTAAGTACCACGAGCCCGAGTATTGGAAGTTTGGGGAAGAAGGGAACAAATATTTCCGACATGCGACGGGTCAAATCTATGCCATTTCCAAAGATCTTGCAGCCTATATCTCCATCAACTCGTAAGTATAGTCTCTTTGCCATTGGATTTTGATCATATTGAATTAATAAGGAGATGGATTAAGAACATTATAATACTGTGTTGTAGGCCGATACTACATAGGTATGCAAACGAGGATGTATCTTTGGGTGCTTGGTTGATTGGATTAGAAGTTGTACATATTGATGAACGATCCATGTGTTGTGGATCTCCACCCGGTAATTTTATTCCCTcggtaaaattaaattagtgtgatccatttcataaaatatattatgttttgaatGGTTTTAGACTGCGAGTGGAAAGCGAAAGCAGGGAGTGTATGCGTGGCATCTTTCGATTGGATATGCAGCGGAATATGCAAGTCGGTTGATAGAATCAAACAGGTGCATAGTGCCTGTGGGGAAGGCGACGAAGCTGTGTGGAACGTTGAACTCTGAATTGCAACATTTCGATGAAATCGGTCATACTATTGTCACAACATCATGATtgtttaaacaataaaaatagcGGCACCATATTTGTGTTGCCAATTTTTGTGACATTAagtatctttaattaatttgatctaTTTTGGAAAATAGAAAAATTTAGTCAAGAAAAATATAGGAgaattatgttaaataattcTCAATAACATATTTGGAAACATGctaaaaaatcatcaataattaacaaatttattttatttggtggagtatgaataatttaatttttgttagttGATTTAACGACGCTTTAAAACACATTACCATCGCTTTTTTGCACCGCCAATAATTTTACCGGAATTATCAAGTATCGTCAGTAACAAAACATAGCGACGTTTATCTCTGTCAAAAGATTCAATTAAATGTAAGCGCCGCCTTTCTCCATTTGGCAGCTTCTTTTAGTATTTTAGCGACCTCtaagtaatttatattttaaaatttttataccATTAAATATttcacaatttttaaataaacactaaattttatcaatttcaatTGTACTAGTAGTTGATCATTTGATCGGGTATGAAGACTCGTCGGATTcatgattattaaaatataagttactTTTGATTTATCTAAACTAATTAGTTTAAGATGAGATGGTCATGATTATTAAtgttaatgttaattaatatataataactaaatGCTTACAACAAGAAGACATCTGCTTGGGGACAAGATTAATTACAACTCGATCTCTATGctaattactattttatttatgattcaGAATTCTTTTGTCAGCTAACTGTTGGAAGTAgtacaatatattataatatacaatcATAAAGTTGCTTCCATGAATCtatagtttaattaaattttttatttaatgcaatgttttattattaagtttatGTCCAGTTAGTTTTCAATTTGGATTGGAAGAAGAGAAAGACCTTTGATATTTTGTAACTCTTGACAAACTTGAGAATCATATTAATAA is drawn from Impatiens glandulifera chromosome 3, dImpGla2.1, whole genome shotgun sequence and contains these coding sequences:
- the LOC124932142 gene encoding probable beta-1,3-galactosyltransferase 8; translated protein: MRKNNNNKGLLMIEDRTLAAGLKRLASCSLWQLDNKKMRVKQLPGMIILVLCIASFMIGSLIGGGRTWTPVHLSHDHRMLKELPIHVHNKKFNQDTKHKLDVIGEVKKTHEAIQTLDKTISSLEMELAVARTSKSGIDLPLEKPSNHSLQKAFVVIGVNTAFSSKKRRDSLRRTWMPNGEKLRKLEKEKGIVIRFVIGHSATAGGVLDRAIDKEEAENQDFLRLAHVEGYHELSSKTRIYFSTAFSMWDADFYVKVDDDIHLNLGMLVTTLAKHRSKPRVYIGCMKSGPVLSQKGVKYHEPEYWKFGEEGNKYFRHATGQIYAISKDLAAYISINSPILHRYANEDVSLGAWLIGLEVVHIDERSMCCGSPPDCEWKAKAGSVCVASFDWICSGICKSVDRIKQVHSACGEGDEAVWNVEL